Proteins co-encoded in one Maylandia zebra isolate NMK-2024a linkage group LG16, Mzebra_GT3a, whole genome shotgun sequence genomic window:
- the LOC101484472 gene encoding interleukin-1 receptor type 2 has protein sequence MVFLPLTCAVVIISCVYGGPPLPPLPTKDGCYLVDPEVATFRVEGEAVILSFPIFSHVLEKRNIAPPTAEYSITKDNEMEGTNYQGRVQQQDNQLWLLPAVASDSGKYTCTYRNETYCVTGSIKLHVYEPTLVDMKKLTHKVTAAVGETLTLECPSLRNFNKTDSMIEWYKDSNTTASPAGRAGSFQQHRGKLMIPAVKRTHAGIYTCKLRVRINNQQYKVSRVYLLHVQGPDPEITTKSTVPNISVTSDLGLISTSTVNTPIVQPPVIVSPLNGTVFESPHGSGLKLFCQVLTECQTADSTEVTWLVNSQTVESSYLDKRALQGGRRVTRVSKGCQIELRLIVEPITEEDEKSELKCVTQNKGGRREVVAQLRLEDSTFTWVVVAAGAVISFLTVVSVFLYVLFKPRRKKNRDYFLARQSSTF, from the exons ATGGTCTTTTTGCCTTTAACATGTGCTGTGGTCATCATCAGCTGTGTTTATGGAGGACCTCCATTACCTCCTTTGCCAACGAAAG ATGGCTGCTACCTGGTCGATCCAGAGGTGGCGACATTCAGAGTGGAGGGTGAAGCAGTAATCCTCTCTTTCCCGATATTCAGCCATGTTCTTGAAAAACGCAACATTGCCCCCCCAACCGCTGAGTACTCCATCACCAAGGACAATGAGATGGAGGGCACAAACTATCAGGGACGTGTTCAGCAGCAGGATAACCAGCTGTGGCTCCTCCCAGCTGTGGCTTCAGACTCAGGGAAATACACCTGCACATACAG AAATGAGACCTACTGCGTAACTGGAAGTATCAAGCTGCACGTGTACGAGCCCACTTTAGTAGACATGAAAAAGCTGACGCATAAAGTGACAGCCGCAGTGGGAGAGACGCTGACATTAGAGTGTCCATCTCTGCGTAACTTCAACAAGACGGACAGCATGATAGAGTGGTACAAG GACTCCAACACCACTGCTTCTCCAGCAGGCAGAGCAGGGTCCTTCCAACAGCACAGAGGCAAACTGATGATCCCAGCTGTGAAGCGAACCCATGCAGGCATCTACACCTGCAAGCTCAGGGTGCGCATTAACAACCAGCAGTACAAAGTCAGCAGAGTCTATCTTCTCCATGTGCAAG GCCCTGATCCTGAGATCACAACCAAATCCACTGTGCCTAACAtctctgtgacctctgaccttgggTTAATCAGCACCAGCACTGTCAACA CTCCAATAGTTCAGCCACCTGTGATTGTTTCACCACTAAATGGAACCGTTTTTGAAAGTCCACATG GTTCAGGACTGAAACTGTTCTGTCAGGTGCTCACCGAATGTCAAACAGCAGATTCTACTGAGGTCACGTGGTTGGTAAATAGCCAGACAGTGGAGTCATCGTACCTTGACAAGCGTGCTCTGCAGGGGGGAAGAAG GGTTACCAGGGTGTCCAAAGGCTGCCAGATTGAGTTGAGGCTAATTGTCGAACCAATAACAGAAGAAGACGAGAAGTCAGAGTTAAAATGTGTCACTCAGAACAAAGGAGGAAGACGAGAAGTTGTTGCACAGCTTCGACTAGAAG ACTCCACCTTTACATGGGTGGTTGTGGCTGCAGGGGCTGTGATCTCATTCCTCACAGtggtctctgtgtttctctaCGTCCTCTTCAAACCTAGAAGGAAAAAGAACAGGGATTACTTTCTGGCTCGGCAGAGCAGCACCTTCTAG